From Neisseria musculi, the proteins below share one genomic window:
- the fabI gene encoding enoyl-ACP reductase FabI, with amino-acid sequence MGFLQGKKILITGMISERSIAYGIAKACRQQGADLAFTYVVDKLEERVRKMAAELGSELVFRCDVQSDEEIAQTFADLGKAWDGLDGLVHSIGFAPREALDGDFLDSISREAFKIAHEVSAYSLPALAKAARPMMQGRNGSIVALTYLGAVRAIPHYNVMGMAKASLEAGIRFTAACLGREGIRCNGISAGPIKTLAASGIADFSKLLGHVASHNPLGRNVTIEEVGNTAAFLLSDLASGITGEITYVDGGYSINALNDPEEKA; translated from the coding sequence ATGGGCTTTTTGCAAGGTAAAAAAATCCTCATCACCGGCATGATTTCCGAGCGTTCTATCGCTTACGGCATTGCCAAAGCCTGCCGCCAACAAGGTGCGGATCTGGCGTTTACCTATGTGGTGGACAAACTGGAAGAACGTGTGCGCAAAATGGCTGCAGAATTGGGCTCCGAACTGGTGTTCCGCTGCGATGTGCAGAGCGATGAAGAAATCGCGCAAACCTTCGCCGACTTAGGCAAAGCTTGGGACGGCCTGGACGGATTGGTTCATTCTATCGGTTTTGCTCCGCGCGAAGCCTTAGACGGCGATTTTCTAGACAGCATCAGCCGCGAGGCCTTCAAAATCGCCCACGAAGTTTCCGCCTACAGCCTGCCCGCGCTGGCTAAAGCTGCCCGCCCGATGATGCAGGGGCGCAACGGTTCGATTGTCGCGCTCACCTATCTGGGCGCAGTGCGCGCGATTCCTCACTACAACGTGATGGGCATGGCCAAAGCCAGCCTGGAAGCAGGCATCCGCTTTACCGCTGCCTGCCTGGGCAGGGAAGGCATACGCTGCAACGGCATTTCTGCCGGTCCGATTAAAACCCTGGCCGCCTCGGGCATTGCCGATTTCAGCAAACTGCTCGGCCATGTGGCCTCGCACAACCCGCTCGGCCGCAACGTTACCATCGAAGAAGTGGGCAACACCGCCGCTTTCCTGCTTTCCGATCTGGCCTCGGGCATCACCGGCGAAATCACCTATGTTGATGGCGGTTACAGCATCAATGCCCTCAACGACCCCGAAGAAAAGGCCTGA
- the erpA gene encoding iron-sulfur cluster insertion protein ErpA, with protein sequence MSEETPIIFTESCCAKVADLIAEENNPDLKLRVFVNGGGCSGFQYGFTFDEIKNDDDFEIEKNGLIFLVDPMSYQYLLGAEIDYTESLQGSQFVIRNPNATTTCGCGSSFSV encoded by the coding sequence ATGTCAGAAGAAACCCCCATCATCTTTACCGAAAGTTGCTGCGCCAAAGTGGCCGACTTAATCGCCGAAGAAAACAACCCTGATTTGAAACTGCGTGTTTTTGTGAACGGCGGCGGTTGCTCAGGTTTTCAATACGGCTTTACTTTTGATGAAATCAAAAACGATGATGATTTTGAAATCGAAAAAAACGGCTTAATTTTTTTAGTAGATCCAATGAGCTATCAATATTTGCTGGGCGCGGAAATCGACTACACCGAAAGCCTGCAAGGTTCGCAATTCGTTATCCGCAACCCGAATGCAACCACCACCTGCGGCTGCGGTTCATCATTTTCTGTTTGA
- the putP gene encoding sodium/proline symporter PutP produces the protein MGAFNPMYVTFGIYLVAVLLIGLAAYFSTRNFDDYILGGRSLGSFVTAMSAGASDMSGWLLMGLPGAIYASGLSEAWIAIGLTVGAYFNWLLVAGRLRVHTEYNNNALTLPDYFFHRFGGGGRAMKVISAAIILFFFTIYCASGIVAGARLFESLFDVTYTQAMWLGAGATIAYTFIGGFLAVSWTDTVQATLMIFALIITPVMVYLALGGADEMNAAIQSVAAATGKEYGSLLAGTTLMGIVSTAAWGLGYFGQPHILARFMAAENVKSLVSARRIGMTWMILCLAGACAVGYFGIAYFGGHPEQAGEMAGNNERIFIALTTILFNPWIAGVILSAILAAVMSTLSCQLLVCSSAITEDFYKGFLRPNAPQQELVWIGRIMVLAVAVIAIIIAADPESKVLGLVSYAWAGFGAAFGPVVILSVFWKRMTAAGALAGMIAGAVTVVAWKPLTGSSLYEIVPGFIACFIAIVAVSLMGRVSKEVENKFEEADKAYQAAK, from the coding sequence ATGGGTGCTTTTAATCCGATGTACGTTACCTTCGGCATCTATTTGGTTGCCGTGCTGCTGATTGGTTTGGCGGCGTATTTTTCCACCCGCAATTTTGACGACTATATTCTCGGCGGCCGCAGTTTGGGCAGCTTCGTTACCGCGATGTCGGCGGGTGCGTCCGATATGTCGGGTTGGCTGCTGATGGGCCTGCCCGGCGCGATCTACGCCTCCGGTCTGAGCGAAGCGTGGATTGCCATCGGCCTGACCGTGGGCGCGTATTTCAACTGGCTTTTGGTGGCCGGCCGCCTACGCGTACACACCGAATACAACAACAACGCGCTCACGCTGCCTGATTATTTCTTTCACCGCTTCGGTGGGGGCGGCAGGGCGATGAAAGTGATTTCTGCTGCCATCATTTTGTTTTTCTTCACGATTTATTGCGCTTCGGGCATCGTGGCCGGTGCGCGGCTGTTTGAAAGCCTGTTTGACGTAACCTACACCCAGGCCATGTGGCTGGGCGCGGGCGCAACCATTGCCTACACCTTTATCGGCGGCTTTCTGGCTGTGAGCTGGACGGATACCGTGCAGGCCACGCTGATGATTTTTGCCCTTATCATCACCCCGGTGATGGTGTATCTGGCTTTGGGCGGTGCCGATGAAATGAACGCCGCCATTCAGAGCGTGGCCGCCGCCACCGGCAAGGAATACGGCAGCCTGCTGGCCGGCACCACCCTGATGGGCATTGTTTCCACTGCCGCATGGGGCTTGGGCTATTTCGGCCAGCCGCACATTCTCGCGCGCTTTATGGCGGCCGAAAACGTGAAATCGCTGGTATCCGCCCGCCGCATCGGCATGACTTGGATGATTCTCTGCTTGGCGGGCGCGTGTGCCGTGGGCTATTTCGGCATTGCCTATTTCGGCGGCCACCCCGAACAGGCAGGCGAAATGGCAGGCAACAACGAACGCATCTTTATCGCGCTGACCACCATTTTGTTCAATCCGTGGATTGCCGGCGTGATTCTTTCGGCCATTCTCGCTGCCGTGATGTCCACCTTGTCTTGCCAGCTGCTGGTGTGTTCGAGTGCCATCACCGAAGATTTTTATAAAGGCTTTCTTCGCCCCAACGCGCCGCAGCAGGAATTGGTGTGGATAGGCCGTATTATGGTGCTGGCCGTGGCCGTGATTGCCATCATCATCGCTGCCGACCCCGAGAGCAAAGTGCTGGGGCTGGTGTCTTACGCCTGGGCGGGCTTCGGCGCCGCGTTCGGCCCGGTGGTGATTTTGTCGGTGTTCTGGAAGCGCATGACCGCCGCCGGCGCGTTGGCGGGCATGATTGCCGGTGCCGTTACCGTGGTGGCTTGGAAGCCCTTAACCGGCAGCAGCCTTTATGAAATCGTGCCCGGCTTTATCGCCTGCTTCATTGCCATTGTGGCCGTATCGCTGATGGGCAGGGTTTCCAAAGAAGTGGAAAACAAATTTGAAGAAGCCGACAAGGCTTATCAGGCCGCGAAATAA
- the trpD gene encoding anthranilate phosphoribosyltransferase has product MITPQQAIARLIGNNELFYDEMTALMRQIMSGQVPPEQLAAILTGLRIKVETVSEISAAAAVMREFATPVPVRDPDHLVDIVGTGGDGAQTFNISTTAMFAAAAAGAKVAKHGGRSVSSSSGAADVLEEMGVNLNQTPAQVGSSIDHTGIGFMFAPNHHSAMRHVAPVRRSLGFRSIFNILGPLTNPAGAPNQLLGVFHIDLCGILSRVLQQLGSQHVLVVHGSDGLDEITVTGPTRVAELHHGTISEYDISPGQFGLATYPNLDSIRVSNSAESLAMMNRVLAGEPGAARDIVLLNAAACLYAGNVADSLASGIQAAAEAIDSGRAKAKQAEFAAYAQNGG; this is encoded by the coding sequence ATGATTACCCCCCAGCAGGCCATCGCCCGCCTGATCGGCAACAACGAGCTTTTTTATGACGAAATGACCGCGCTGATGCGCCAGATTATGAGCGGGCAGGTGCCGCCCGAGCAGCTGGCCGCCATTCTCACCGGCCTGCGCATCAAAGTGGAAACCGTGTCCGAAATCAGCGCCGCCGCCGCCGTGATGCGCGAGTTTGCCACCCCCGTGCCCGTGCGCGACCCAGACCATTTGGTCGATATTGTCGGCACCGGCGGCGATGGTGCCCAAACCTTCAACATCTCCACCACCGCCATGTTTGCAGCCGCCGCAGCCGGCGCAAAAGTGGCCAAACACGGCGGCCGCTCGGTGTCGTCATCCAGCGGCGCGGCAGACGTGCTGGAAGAAATGGGCGTAAACCTCAACCAAACGCCCGCTCAGGTGGGCAGCAGCATCGACCATACCGGCATCGGTTTTATGTTTGCCCCCAACCACCACAGCGCCATGCGCCATGTCGCCCCTGTGCGCCGCTCGCTCGGCTTCAGAAGCATTTTCAATATTTTAGGCCCCCTCACCAACCCCGCAGGCGCACCCAACCAACTGCTCGGCGTGTTCCACATCGACTTGTGCGGCATACTCTCGCGCGTGTTGCAGCAACTCGGCTCGCAACACGTTTTAGTGGTACACGGCAGCGACGGCCTAGACGAAATCACCGTTACCGGCCCAACCCGTGTGGCCGAGCTGCATCACGGCACCATCAGCGAATACGATATTTCCCCCGGGCAATTCGGCCTGGCCACCTACCCCAACCTCGACAGCATACGTGTCAGCAACAGTGCCGAATCGCTCGCCATGATGAACCGCGTTTTGGCCGGCGAGCCCGGAGCCGCGCGCGATATCGTGCTGCTCAATGCAGCGGCCTGCCTGTATGCGGGCAATGTGGCCGACTCGCTGGCAAGCGGTATTCAGGCCGCTGCCGAAGCCATCGATTCGGGCAGAGCCAAAGCCAAGCAGGCCGAGTTTGCCGCCTACGCGCAAAACGGTGGATAA
- a CDS encoding aminodeoxychorismate/anthranilate synthase component II, giving the protein MLLMIDNYDSFTYNIVQYFAELGQDVEVFRNDSITLEEIAALNPQYLVIGPGPCSPKEAGISVAAMQHFAGRLPVMGICLGHQTIGEAFGGNIVRAKTLMHGKVSPVHHLNKGMFRNLPDPVTCTRYHSLVIDRPTLPECLEITAWTDDGEIMGVRHKTLPVEGVQFHPEALLTEHGHEMLDNFLKEFAGFQTAETQT; this is encoded by the coding sequence ATGCTTTTAATGATAGACAACTACGACAGCTTCACCTACAACATCGTGCAGTATTTCGCCGAACTCGGCCAAGATGTAGAAGTGTTCCGCAACGACAGCATCACCCTCGAAGAAATTGCCGCGCTCAACCCGCAGTATCTGGTTATCGGCCCCGGCCCCTGCTCGCCCAAAGAAGCCGGCATTTCCGTGGCTGCCATGCAGCATTTCGCAGGACGGCTGCCGGTGATGGGCATCTGCTTGGGCCACCAAACCATAGGCGAAGCCTTCGGCGGCAATATCGTGCGCGCGAAAACACTGATGCACGGCAAAGTATCGCCCGTGCATCATTTAAACAAAGGAATGTTCCGCAACCTGCCCGACCCCGTAACCTGCACCCGCTACCACAGCCTCGTTATCGACCGCCCCACCCTGCCCGAGTGCTTGGAAATCACCGCTTGGACCGATGACGGCGAAATCATGGGCGTGCGCCACAAAACGCTGCCCGTTGAGGGCGTGCAGTTCCACCCCGAAGCCCTGCTCACCGAACACGGGCATGAAATGCTGGATAATTTTTTAAAAGAATTTGCAGGCTTTCAAACGGCCGAAACGCAAACATAA
- the trpA gene encoding tryptophan synthase subunit alpha encodes MSRIQQTFNALGNNKALIPYITAGDPDLGTTLAIMHSMVANGADLIELGVPFSDPMADGPTIQRAAERALAQGVSLKDVLEVVRGFRQTNPTTPVVLMGYLNPVHKMGYAQFARAAAEAGVDGVLTVDSPIETIAPLHHALRQNGLDCIFLAAPTTGEARMAAIGRLAGGFVYYVSLKGVTGSAQLDTEAVSRKIKILRKYTDLPIGVGFGISNAENAGKTAAVADAVIVGSRIVQEIKNNAGREAEAVGALVKQLKNAVAQAV; translated from the coding sequence ATGAGCAGAATCCAGCAAACCTTTAACGCGTTGGGCAATAACAAAGCCCTGATTCCGTATATCACCGCCGGCGACCCCGATCTCGGCACCACGCTCGCGATCATGCACAGCATGGTTGCCAACGGTGCCGATTTAATCGAACTGGGCGTGCCGTTTTCTGATCCGATGGCAGACGGCCCCACCATCCAGCGTGCTGCCGAACGCGCCTTGGCGCAAGGCGTTTCGTTGAAAGACGTGTTGGAAGTGGTGCGCGGATTCCGCCAAACCAACCCGACCACCCCCGTGGTATTGATGGGCTATCTCAACCCCGTGCATAAAATGGGCTATGCCCAATTTGCCCGTGCCGCCGCCGAAGCAGGCGTTGACGGCGTATTAACCGTAGATTCGCCCATCGAAACCATCGCCCCGCTGCACCACGCCCTGCGGCAAAACGGCTTGGACTGCATTTTTCTGGCCGCCCCCACCACCGGCGAAGCACGCATGGCCGCCATCGGCAGGCTCGCCGGCGGTTTCGTATATTATGTGTCGCTCAAAGGCGTAACCGGCTCCGCACAGTTAGATACCGAAGCTGTTTCGCGTAAAATCAAGATTTTACGCAAATATACCGACCTGCCCATCGGTGTAGGCTTCGGTATCAGCAATGCTGAAAACGCCGGCAAAACCGCCGCTGTTGCCGATGCCGTCATCGTGGGCAGCCGCATTGTTCAGGAAATCAAAAACAACGCCGGCCGTGAAGCCGAAGCTGTCGGCGCGTTGGTGAAACAACTCAAAAACGCCGTTGCACAGGCCGTCTGA
- the hemH gene encoding ferrochelatase, producing MPNFLPEPALPYGEQNKTAVLLMNLGTPDKPTAAAVKPYLRDFLSDHRVVELPKPLWQPILHGVVLTLRPKKSAHGYEKVWLPEGSPLAVYTARQAALLGQRLPDIVVRHAMSYGNPGVPQVLRELKAQGVAQVLVVPLYPQYAASSTGAALDKVFGELLRQRNQMSVRTVSRFYNDAGYIAAMKQHVESYWAQHGRGGKLMLSFHGIPQKNSDDGDPYPHECRETARLLAEALSIGENDYVVSFQSQFGKAKWVGPGTQELFDSLPQQGVVDLDVFCPGFVSDCLETMEEIAIAGREQFHEAGGRQYRYIPCLNTDTVWMDALTSLVERNLQGWR from the coding sequence ATGCCGAATTTTTTACCCGAACCCGCCCTGCCTTACGGGGAGCAAAACAAAACCGCTGTGTTGCTGATGAATCTCGGCACACCGGACAAGCCGACAGCTGCGGCGGTGAAGCCGTATCTGCGTGATTTTTTGTCTGACCACCGCGTGGTTGAGTTGCCCAAACCTTTATGGCAGCCGATATTGCACGGTGTGGTGCTGACCCTGCGTCCGAAAAAAAGTGCCCACGGTTATGAGAAGGTGTGGCTGCCGGAAGGCTCGCCGTTGGCTGTTTATACAGCAAGGCAGGCGGCTCTGCTGGGGCAGCGGCTGCCGGATATCGTCGTGCGCCATGCCATGAGCTACGGAAATCCCGGTGTGCCGCAGGTTTTGCGCGAACTGAAAGCGCAGGGAGTGGCGCAAGTGCTGGTTGTGCCGCTCTATCCTCAATATGCTGCCTCCAGCACGGGCGCGGCGCTCGACAAAGTGTTTGGCGAACTGTTACGGCAGCGCAACCAAATGAGTGTGCGTACTGTGTCGCGTTTTTATAACGATGCAGGCTATATCGCCGCCATGAAGCAGCATGTCGAATCTTATTGGGCGCAGCACGGGCGGGGCGGCAAACTGATGCTGAGTTTTCACGGCATTCCTCAGAAAAACAGCGATGACGGCGACCCCTATCCCCATGAATGCCGCGAAACCGCCCGTTTGTTGGCAGAGGCTTTGTCGATCGGCGAAAACGATTATGTGGTTTCGTTCCAAAGCCAGTTTGGAAAAGCCAAATGGGTGGGGCCGGGCACGCAGGAACTGTTTGACAGCCTGCCCCAACAGGGCGTGGTTGATTTGGATGTGTTTTGCCCGGGCTTTGTCAGCGACTGCCTCGAAACAATGGAAGAAATTGCCATTGCCGGCCGTGAGCAGTTTCATGAAGCAGGCGGCCGCCAATACCGGTATATCCCCTGCCTGAATACCGATACGGTATGGATGGATGCCTTAACCTCGCTGGTGGAGCGCAACCTGCAAGGCTGGCGTTAA
- a CDS encoding YqaA family protein, which produces MELFWLYAALAASAFTSATILPGTSEAAFTAFVIRHPESWLGAWLVAGVCNAAGSILSYGMGRLLPDKRRPSEKIFQFLSRYGIWTLLLAWVPVVGDGLPLAAGWLRLNAWKCGLALTAGKLLRYGVLLGGIQGGGAVFAA; this is translated from the coding sequence ATGGAATTGTTTTGGCTTTATGCCGCTTTGGCTGCGTCTGCTTTTACTTCCGCCACCATTTTGCCGGGCACGTCTGAAGCCGCTTTTACTGCTTTCGTTATCCGCCATCCTGAATCTTGGTTGGGTGCGTGGTTGGTGGCGGGCGTTTGCAACGCGGCGGGCAGTATTTTATCGTATGGTATGGGCAGGCTGCTGCCCGATAAGCGAAGGCCGTCTGAAAAAATATTTCAGTTTCTGAGCCGATACGGTATTTGGACGCTGCTTTTGGCTTGGGTGCCTGTTGTGGGAGACGGCCTGCCGCTTGCCGCAGGTTGGCTGCGCCTGAATGCTTGGAAGTGCGGCCTGGCTTTGACGGCGGGCAAACTGTTGCGCTACGGCGTTTTACTCGGCGGCATACAGGGGGGCGGTGCAGTGTTTGCCGCATAA
- the argF gene encoding ornithine carbamoyltransferase, protein MNLKNRHFLKLLDYTPEEIEYLLDLAAELKAAKKNGSEKRRLTGKNIALIFEKTSTRTRCAFEVAAHDQGANVTYLEPAASQIGHKESIKDTARVLGRMYDAIEYRGYGQEIVEELAEYAGVPVYNGLTNEFHPTQILADMLTMREHCRKPLRQTIYAYVGDARYNMGNSLLLGGAILGMDVRIGAPRHLWPSEQLIAKARATAEKSGARLLLTENPQEAVKGADYIHTDVWVSMGEPESVWKERIELLAPYQVNAALMAASGNPDVKFMHCLPAFHNSETEIGNHIRQTFGMDGVEVTEEVFEGPASVVFDQAENRMHTIKAVLVATLA, encoded by the coding sequence ATGAACCTCAAAAACCGCCATTTTCTGAAACTGTTGGATTACACCCCCGAAGAAATCGAATATCTGCTCGATCTTGCCGCCGAGTTGAAAGCCGCCAAAAAAAACGGCAGCGAAAAGCGCAGGCTGACGGGTAAAAATATCGCGCTGATTTTCGAAAAAACCTCTACCCGCACCCGCTGCGCGTTTGAAGTGGCCGCCCACGACCAGGGCGCAAACGTTACCTATCTCGAGCCGGCAGCCAGCCAGATCGGCCACAAAGAAAGCATCAAAGACACCGCCCGCGTGTTGGGGCGTATGTATGACGCTATCGAATACCGGGGCTACGGCCAGGAAATCGTGGAAGAATTGGCCGAATATGCCGGCGTGCCCGTGTATAACGGCCTGACCAACGAGTTCCACCCCACTCAGATTCTGGCCGATATGCTCACCATGCGCGAACACTGCCGCAAGCCGCTGCGCCAAACCATCTATGCCTATGTGGGCGATGCACGCTACAACATGGGCAATTCGCTGCTGTTGGGCGGTGCCATTCTCGGCATGGACGTGCGCATCGGCGCACCCCGCCATTTGTGGCCGTCTGAACAATTGATTGCCAAAGCCCGCGCCACCGCCGAGAAAAGCGGCGCGCGCCTGCTCTTAACCGAAAACCCCCAAGAGGCGGTTAAGGGCGCGGACTATATCCACACCGATGTGTGGGTGTCGATGGGCGAGCCCGAAAGCGTGTGGAAAGAGCGCATCGAACTGTTGGCACCCTATCAGGTGAACGCCGCGCTGATGGCGGCCTCGGGCAACCCCGATGTAAAATTTATGCACTGCCTGCCTGCATTTCACAACAGCGAAACCGAAATCGGCAACCATATCCGCCAAACTTTCGGCATGGACGGCGTGGAAGTAACCGAAGAGGTGTTTGAAGGCCCTGCATCGGTGGTGTTCGATCAGGCCGAAAACCGTATGCACACCATCAAAGCCGTGCTGGTGGCCACGCTGGCCTAG
- the accD gene encoding acetyl-CoA carboxylase, carboxyltransferase subunit beta, with protein sequence MSWLDKILPPKIKRAGKNESSVPEGLWHKCPSCAATLYSTELQQNLQVCPKCSHHNALSARERLNILLDENGREEIGANVKPIDILKFKDSKKYPERLTAARKSTGENDALVVMKGTLNGLPVVAAAFEFRFIGGSMGSVVGERFVQGVRRAAADRCTFICVAASGGARMQEGLNSLMQMTKTSAVLHLLSEKNLPFISVLTDPTMGGVSASFAFLGDIVMAEPNALIGFAGPRVIEQTVRETLPEGFQRAEFLLEKGAIDQIVDRREMKQRITGLITLLRREEPVNTA encoded by the coding sequence ATGAGCTGGTTAGACAAAATCCTCCCTCCGAAAATCAAGCGTGCCGGCAAAAACGAATCCAGTGTGCCCGAAGGCCTGTGGCACAAATGCCCTTCGTGTGCCGCAACCCTTTATTCGACCGAGCTGCAACAAAACCTGCAAGTATGCCCGAAATGCAGCCACCACAACGCCCTTTCCGCCCGCGAACGCCTCAACATTCTCTTAGATGAAAACGGTCGCGAAGAAATCGGTGCCAACGTCAAACCCATTGATATACTGAAATTCAAAGACAGCAAAAAATACCCCGAACGGCTCACCGCCGCCCGAAAATCCACCGGCGAAAACGATGCGTTGGTGGTTATGAAAGGCACGCTGAACGGCCTGCCCGTTGTTGCAGCCGCTTTTGAATTCCGCTTTATCGGCGGATCGATGGGTTCGGTGGTAGGCGAACGTTTTGTACAAGGCGTGCGCCGTGCCGCAGCCGATCGCTGCACCTTCATCTGTGTGGCCGCATCCGGCGGTGCGCGTATGCAGGAAGGCCTCAACTCACTGATGCAGATGACCAAAACCAGCGCAGTCCTGCACCTGCTTTCCGAAAAAAACCTGCCTTTTATCTCAGTGCTTACCGACCCGACTATGGGCGGCGTATCCGCCAGTTTCGCCTTTTTGGGCGACATCGTGATGGCCGAACCCAACGCCCTAATCGGCTTCGCCGGCCCCCGCGTCATTGAACAGACCGTGCGCGAAACCCTGCCCGAAGGCTTCCAACGCGCCGAATTTCTACTTGAAAAAGGTGCCATTGACCAAATTGTCGACCGTCGCGAAATGAAACAACGCATTACCGGCCTCATTACCCTGCTGCGCCGTGAGGAGCCTGTAAACACCGCCTGA
- the lgt gene encoding prolipoprotein diacylglyceryl transferase, which produces MMIHPQFSPELISIGPLAVRWYALSYIVGFVLFIWLGRRRIDRGGQVFTKEMLDNFLTWGVFGVILGGRLGYVLFYKFSYYIEHPADIVKVWEGGMSFHGGFLGVLVAMWLFGRKYKTGFWRTADFVAPLVPLGLASGRIGNFINGELWGRITDINAFWAMGFPQAAYEDTAAAARNPQWAEWLAQHGMLPRHPSQLYQFALEGICLFVVVWLFARKPRPVGQVSMVFLTGYGVFRFTAEFARQPDDHLGLLTLGLSMGQWLSLPMVVLGIAGFICFGKRNEKAV; this is translated from the coding sequence ATGATGATACACCCGCAGTTCAGCCCCGAATTAATCAGCATCGGCCCGTTGGCGGTACGCTGGTATGCGCTCAGCTATATTGTCGGCTTCGTTCTGTTTATCTGGCTGGGAAGGCGGCGCATCGACCGGGGCGGCCAAGTGTTTACCAAAGAGATGCTCGACAATTTTCTCACCTGGGGCGTATTCGGCGTGATTCTCGGCGGTCGTTTGGGCTATGTTTTGTTTTACAAATTTTCCTACTATATAGAACACCCCGCCGATATTGTGAAAGTGTGGGAAGGCGGCATGTCGTTTCACGGCGGTTTTTTAGGCGTGTTGGTTGCCATGTGGCTGTTCGGCCGCAAATATAAAACCGGCTTTTGGCGCACGGCCGATTTCGTTGCCCCGCTGGTGCCTTTAGGCTTGGCCAGCGGACGCATCGGCAACTTTATCAACGGCGAACTGTGGGGACGCATCACCGACATCAACGCTTTTTGGGCGATGGGCTTTCCGCAAGCCGCCTATGAAGATACCGCAGCCGCCGCCCGCAACCCGCAATGGGCAGAATGGCTCGCGCAACACGGTATGCTGCCGCGCCACCCCTCGCAGTTATACCAATTTGCGCTCGAAGGCATCTGCCTGTTTGTTGTCGTGTGGCTGTTTGCCCGCAAACCGCGCCCTGTCGGACAGGTGTCGATGGTGTTTCTAACAGGCTACGGTGTATTCCGCTTTACCGCAGAGTTTGCCCGCCAGCCCGACGACCACCTCGGCCTGCTCACGTTGGGCTTATCGATGGGGCAATGGCTGAGCCTGCCCATGGTTGTGTTGGGCATTGCCGGCTTTATCTGTTTCGGCAAGCGCAACGAGAAGGCCGTCTGA
- a CDS encoding methyltransferase yields MTVFIPTDRETAEWRNESTQKPPKRAVYLHECGAAAVLKQAYADTATVWTGDFHHAKQVLAAVKKRVRKPAARQAEIQTAFHRHRMRQAQTSRMLNMLAVEIGAGFTLKLPRAPDVRSALADVYSRPNSKPFLLPLNQLLGFIGAYEWHKKGVFVPELDAAVYVPFGVFSPLRGEYLGLIARAPLPQPCESAFDIGTGSGVIAALLAARGIPCITATDNNPRAAACARANIGRLGYGGRVQVEETDLFPQGCADLIVCNPPWLPAKPTSAVETALYDPGHAMLKGFLNGVRERLNPNGEAWLVMSDLAEHLHLREPDFLRQCFQAASLAVAGVLQTAPAHRKAADAADPLAFARSRETTSLYRLKAVL; encoded by the coding sequence ATGACTGTTTTCATCCCCACCGACCGCGAAACCGCCGAATGGCGCAACGAAAGTACACAGAAGCCGCCGAAACGGGCGGTTTATCTGCACGAATGCGGCGCGGCTGCGGTTTTGAAGCAGGCTTATGCAGACACGGCTACGGTGTGGACGGGCGATTTCCACCATGCCAAGCAGGTGTTGGCAGCGGTAAAAAAGCGCGTGCGCAAGCCCGCTGCCCGGCAGGCGGAGATTCAGACGGCTTTTCACCGCCACCGTATGCGGCAGGCGCAAACCAGCCGTATGCTGAATATGCTGGCGGTAGAAATCGGAGCGGGGTTTACGCTCAAGCTGCCGCGCGCGCCGGATGTTCGCAGCGCGCTGGCCGATGTGTACAGCAGGCCGAACAGCAAGCCTTTCCTGCTGCCGCTCAATCAGTTGCTGGGTTTTATCGGTGCGTACGAGTGGCACAAAAAAGGCGTGTTCGTGCCGGAGCTTGATGCCGCCGTTTATGTGCCGTTCGGTGTATTTTCACCGCTGCGCGGCGAATATCTCGGCCTGATTGCCCGCGCGCCGCTGCCCCAACCTTGCGAAAGCGCGTTCGATATCGGCACGGGCTCGGGCGTGATTGCCGCCCTGTTGGCCGCGCGCGGCATTCCCTGCATCACCGCCACCGACAATAATCCGCGCGCCGCCGCCTGCGCCCGCGCCAATATTGGGCGGTTGGGATATGGCGGGCGCGTGCAGGTTGAAGAAACCGATTTGTTCCCGCAGGGGTGCGCCGATTTAATCGTCTGCAATCCGCCGTGGCTGCCCGCCAAACCCACTTCCGCCGTTGAAACCGCGCTTTACGATCCCGGCCACGCCATGCTGAAAGGCTTTTTAAACGGCGTGCGCGAACGGTTGAACCCCAACGGCGAGGCATGGCTGGTGATGTCGGATTTGGCCGAACACCTGCACCTGCGCGAGCCGGATTTTCTGCGGCAATGTTTTCAAGCGGCCTCGCTGGCCGTGGCGGGCGTTCTGCAAACGGCGCCCGCGCACCGCAAGGCCGCCGATGCCGCCGACCCGCTGGCATTCGCGCGCAGCAGGGAAACCACCAGCCTTTACCGTTTGAAAGCAGTTTTATAG